In one window of Nothobranchius furzeri strain GRZ-AD chromosome 11, NfurGRZ-RIMD1, whole genome shotgun sequence DNA:
- the LOC129161615 gene encoding uncharacterized protein, which produces MLSPPLAARSQPLTCTHQASAPTSSHIRQSLLLLEPSCSPGPDLALPEALTTIYIKSSPGALLPACTSPVPVPLI; this is translated from the exons AtgctgtctcctcccctggccgcccgctctcagccgctcacctgcacccACCAAGCCTCTGCTCCTACCTCCTCTCATATTCGACAGTCCCTCCTCCTTCTGGAGCCTTCCTGCTCACCTGGACCTGACCTAGCCCTTCCAGAGGCTCTCACCACTATCTACATCA aatcctctcctggagccttgctgccagcctgcacgTCGCCTGTTCCCGTTCCTCTGATTTAA